A genomic segment from Necator americanus strain Aroian chromosome III, whole genome shotgun sequence encodes:
- a CDS encoding hypothetical protein (NECATOR_CHRIII.G12126.T1): protein MLENMSTVEFINALRRFVARHGLPTSITYDNAPTFILTSSILKSRTKEPQLNEEVEQTLADKEIRWKHITPYAPWQGGFYERLIKSIKHALYKA, encoded by the coding sequence ATGCTAGAAAACATGAGCACGGTAGAGTTTATCAACGCGTTACGTCGCTTCGTGGCAAGGCATGGACTACCCACGTCAATCACATACGATAACGCACCCACGTTCATATTGACGTCATCCATTCTGAAAAGCAGAACAAAAGAGCCACAACTGAACGAAGAAGTAGAACAGACCCTAGCGGATAAAGAGATTCGATGGAAGCACATCACTCCATATGCTCCATGGCAAGGCGGTTTTTACGAACGGCTGATCAAATCCATCAAACACGCCCTCTACAAGGCTTGA
- a CDS encoding hypothetical protein (NECATOR_CHRIII.G12131.T1) — translation MNDGTLVIRGEKVPSQNVGGVGFVVHPSVVHLVDFHEILSPRLASLRLRPLRQKPISITNCYSPTSAADESELDAFYEELEEVIRNEKFFYKFVVGDFNAELRKATEEEYRIGTFGLGDRNENGNRPAGLLSAARPFYGNSLFMKKDNRRWTWECSNGVTSAEIDHVLTNRRWCLLDASVVQSFCSGSDQRLLRAKIRLSHTIEKNICYRQRRRKKVYDDCILEDSLN, via the coding sequence atgaatgacggtacactcgtcattcgtggagagaaggttccatcgcaaaatgtaggcggtgttggttttgttgttcaCCCATCTGTCGTGCATCTGGTCGACtttcacgagatcctgtcacctcgtcttgccagtcttcgcctccgccctctgcgccaaaaacccatcagtatcaccaactgctactcaccaacatcagcagctgatgaatccgaattggacgcgttttacgaggagttggaggaagtaatccgcaacgagaaattcttctacaaattcgttgtcggagacttcaacgcagaACTaagaaaggccacagaagaggaatacaggattggaacatttggactaggggaccggaatgagaATGGCAATCGTcccgccgggctgttgtccgccgctcgccctttttatgggaactctcttttcatgaagaaagataatcgtcggtggacatgggaatgcTCCAATGGCGTTACtagtgcggagatcgaccacgtactcaccaaccggaggtggtgtctacttgacgccTCAGTAGTAcaatccttttgtagtggttctgatcaacgtctccttcgtgcgaaaatacgacttagccacacgattgaaaagaacatctgctatcggcaacgaaggagaaaaaaggtctacgacgattgcatactcgaggactctttgaattga
- a CDS encoding hypothetical protein (NECATOR_CHRIII.G12126.T2), producing MLENMSTVEFINALRRFVARHGLPTSITYDNAPTFILTSSILKSRTKEPQLNEEATNLPIRNRRTQEDLTSIRPVDFLQRDINITFPHERLVEPTDDDTDYLPPDELRTLQTRQKVNTALKSSCEATAKFWKIWQDQYLTSLREKHKTWLTNQEHGQQGPKIGDVVLVCDPILPRNEWRMARITGTHRGSDKSIREMELITSTHWKIRRPVNLITPLEISAHSSNPGSSEREGNEDGARRSNNREGNYGKI from the exons ATGCTAGAAAACATGAGCACGGTAGAGTTTATCAACGCGTTACGTCGCTTCGTGGCAAGGCATGGACTACCCACGTCAATCACATACGATAACGCACCCACGTTCATATTGACGTCATCCATTCTGAAAAGCAGAACAAAAGAGCCACAACTGAACGAAGAA GCCACTAACCTACCAATCCGCAACAGGAGAACACAAGAGGATTTAACGTCAATAAGACCAGTGGATTTCCTTCAACGCGACATCAATATCACATTCCCACATGAACGACTCGTCGAACCCACCGACGACGACACAGATTACTTGCCACCAGATGAACTACGCACACTCCAAACACGGCAAAAAGTGAACACGGCACTGAAATCTTCCTGCGAAGCCACggcgaaattctggaaaatttggcAAGACCAATACCTCACAAGTTTACGAGAAAAACATAAGACATGGCTGACGAATCAAGAACACGGTCAGCAAGGCCCGAAGATCGGGGACGTCGTGCTCGTTTGCGACCCAATCTTACCGAGAAATGAGTGGAGAATGGCTAGAATAACGGGCACCCACAGAGGTTCAGATAAGTCCATACGAGAAATGGAACTTATCACATCCACACATTGGAAGATCCGACGCCCAGTAAACTTAATAACACCACTCGAAATCTCCGCCCACTCCTCGAACCCCGGATCCAGTGAGCGGGAGGGAAACGAGGATGGAGCAAGACGATCAAACAACCGCGAAGGAAACTACGGCAAGATATAA
- a CDS encoding hypothetical protein (NECATOR_CHRIII.G12127.T1), with amino-acid sequence MPNSPNRTMRPINTDRTDDADATHPGFRRIRREYRQRVPTRRTTEQQKRQVSLEQEPAPHIEAKKKKEQEEGERNDGNAPEVMDEVGEDEGGVEYEQDEQSEEDMAAEQVEREVPQARAQVEPHYAL; translated from the coding sequence ATGCCAAACTCTCCCAACCGAACAATGCGACCAATCAACACAGATCGAACTGACGACGCGGACGCAACCCACCCAGGCTTTCGAAGAATCCGGAGAGAATACAGACAGCGAGTTCCAACAAGACGAACCACTGAACAGCAAAAACGGCAAGTGTCACTTGAGCAAGAACCAGCACCCCAcattgaagcaaaaaagaaaaaggaacaagaGGAAGGGGAGAGGAATGACGGGAATGCCCCAGAAGTTATGGATGAAGTCGGCGAGGACGAGGGTGGAGTCGAGTATGAACAGGACGAACAGAGTGAAGAAGACATGGCTGCAGAACAGGTGGAACGGGAAGTACCACAGGCTCGAGCGCAGGTGGAACCACACTACGCCCTTTAA
- a CDS encoding hypothetical protein (NECATOR_CHRIII.G12125.T1) has protein sequence MITFRFTRVTFGLNVSPFPLAGTVQYHLQNAVEDKKLAQEIRDNLYVDNLILGAHDNEELRQKAIATRQIFKDMNMNLREFLANTDSPQKLLPQQAIAK, from the coding sequence ATGATCACATTCCGCTTCACCAGAGTGACATTCGGACTTAACGTATCACCGTTTCCCCTCGCAGGCACAGTACAGTACCACCTTCAGAACGCAGTAGAAGACAAGAAACTAGCACAAGAAATTCGAGACAATTTATACGTCGACAACTTGATACTCGGCGCACATGATAACGAAGAATTAAGACAAAAAGCCATAGCGACACGACAGATCTTCAAGGACATGAACATGAATCTGCGCGAGTTCCTGGCCAACACGGATTCACCACAGAAACTCCTTCCACAGCAGGCGATTGCCAAATAA
- a CDS encoding hypothetical protein (NECATOR_CHRIII.G12122.T1): MRTAAQIPKLPAIPIPTFTGKIWEFSNFWTLFEANVHQQPLTKLQKFNYLVNTLRGEARELIRHYPITESNYDHAVDLLHSKYGNETALIGNLQTRLETAKAESKNIKAQRRLLETIIPIITQLQELRVNLDGSYLSQKILAKFSTTLQRQALQEYVAQNTQESDWNMSRTLSILDNLISTEKRINEMVDRNEREDATPTYQSDKYLRSRCQKIPPSTSQQCCMLCNSNTHKSVDCNRMSNPSDRRTFLLNSNKCLNCGREGHFLAECI, encoded by the coding sequence ATGAGAACTGCAGCACAAATTCCAAAACTCCCAGCTATCCCTATACCAACGTTTACGGGAAAAATCtgggaattttcaaatttctggaCACTGTTCGAAGCCAATGTACATCAACAACCTTTGACGAAGCTTCAGAAATTCAACTATCTTGTCAACACTCTGAGAGGAGAAGCCCGAGAGCTTATACGCCATTATCCCATCACTGAGTCAAATTATGATCATGCAGTTGACCTCTTACACTCTAAATACGGCAATGAGACAGCTCTCATCGGGAATCTACAAACGCGTCTAGAAACGGCAAAAGCTGAATCAAAGAACATCAAAGCACAGAGACGCCTTCTAGAAACGATCATTCCGATCATCACACAGCTACAAGAACTAAGGGTCAATCTCGACGGATCCTACCTCTCGCAGAAAATTCTCGCCAAGTTCTCAACCACTCTGCAGCGTCAAGCATTACAAGAGTACGTCGCGCAGAATACACAAGAAAGCGATTGGAATATGAGTCGCACATTGTCAATCCTTGACAATCTTATTTCCACCGAAAAAAGAATCAACGAAATGGTAGATAGAAATGAGCGAGAGGATGCAACACCCACTTATCAATCAGACAAATATTTAAGGAGTCGTTGTCAAAAGATTCCACCATCAACATCACAGCAGTGTTGTATGCTTTGCAACTCCAACACACACAAATCAGTTGATTGTAATCGAATGTCAAATCCATCAGATCGACGAACATTCCTGCTTAACAGCAACAAATGCTTGAATTGCGGGAGAGAAGGACACTTCCTCGCAGAATGTATATAA
- a CDS encoding hypothetical protein (NECATOR_CHRIII.G12128.T1) has translation MSPFLLIISFLLIWIGTDVNMLKTSDQDPEHITNLFLTPTKDVLSNNVISSGGQLIIEDAAAPVIFNGHYYYWDHTYFNINHNDLKKCIIEINSTNDAYLNESGTLPPSAESEMNYDVIAQAFVHLVPARDVELVFINGTKPEVIVFGCGTLEFCNDFECSSIPLDVLKCSAVILILAAVLGYTFFRVKKKQIISASECESMARLHWTCEPQHLFHSFCSLAIVMQDVLKFSNTSSHLVDGLPQGRLASLGIYSSVLLVHPSSILVKM, from the exons ATGAGCCCGTTCCTACTAATTATTTCGTTTCTGCTTATTTGGATAGGAACGGACGTAAACATGCTGAAAACAAGTGATCAGGATCCAGA ACACATTACAAATCTGTTCTTGACTCCAACCAAAGACGTTCTTTCAAATAATGTGATATCATCAG GTGGCCAACTAATAATCGAAGATGCAGCGGCTCCAGTTAT ATTTAATGGTCACTATTACTATTGGGATCACACATATTTCAACATAAATCACAACGATCTTAAGAAATGCATTATTGAAATCAACTCCACTAATGATGCCTATCTCAATGAG AGTGGCACATTGCCGCCGTCGGCAGAAAGTGAAATGAATTACGATGTAATTGCGCAAGCGTTTGTGCATTTGGTACCAGCTCGAGATGTGGAA CTAGTATTTATAAATGGCACAAAGCCAGAAGTTATTGTTTTTGGTTGTGGAACGCTCGAATTTTGCAATGACTTTGAATGTAGTAGTATTCCTCTAGATGTATT AAAGTGTAGTGCTGTTATTCTTATTTTGGCTGCTGTGTTAGGCTACACATTTTTTCGtgtgaaaaagaagcaaattaTTTCAGCAAGTGAATGCGAAAGT atggcccgtcttcactggacgtgcgagccccagcatctcttccactcgttttgttccctcgccattgtcatgcaagatgttctcaagtttt cgaacacgtcatcCCATCTCGTTGACGGTCTTCCTcaagggcgtttagcatctcttgggatctactctagcgttcttttggtCCATCCATCGTCGATTCTTGTCaagatgtga
- a CDS encoding hypothetical protein (NECATOR_CHRIII.G12134.T1): protein MLRRRDRRLLQDSKVIPTDHVAAQHHLLVMDLKISRPRKRHPRTETQRIKWWNLKDRKEIFFASVAPSALPHPTRSVEEMWSSISSVMRLTAENTLGKTTLGKPKAQKATWFWNEEVQAAIREKKSKYKLWWRTRQPEDRGAYLAVKREVKAVSKAKSDHYKAV, encoded by the coding sequence atgttacgccgacgagatcgccgacttctgcaggattcaaaagtcatccctacagaccatgtcgctgcccaacaccatctgctcgttatggacttgaaaatctcccgtccaaggaagagacatccaagaactgaaacacagcgcatcaaatggtggaatctgaaagATCGAAAAGAGATATTTTTTGcctccgtggctccatctgcacttccccaccctactcgtagtgtggaggaaatgtggtcgtctatTTCCAGCGTTATgcgcttgaccgcggagaacactctgggaaagacgactctaggtaagcccaaggcacaaaaggctacgtggttttggaacgaggaggttcaggcggcaattcgtgagaagaagtccaagtataagctctggtggaggacgcgtcagcctgaagatcggggtgcttacctagcggtgAAGAGGGAGGtcaaggcagtctccaaggcgaagtcggaccactacaaggctgtgtag
- a CDS encoding hypothetical protein (NECATOR_CHRIII.G12133.T1) translates to MKSNKATGPDDIPADIWKLLGDRGSMWLATLFNKIVAEGRTPDVWQTSVTVPVWKGKGDIADCTSYRPIRLLCHTMKVFERVLEARLRKIVSVSLNQCGFVKDCSTIDAIHAVRILLEKHREKNRSVHLAFLDLEKAFDRVPHELLWMSMRSHRVPEEYVRWAKLLYAKPTSVVRCAAGTSRPLPVEEIEKQHPWTLLFADDVMLASESRGNLQKQVQSWKDRLQKYGLRLNTSKTEYMECGPRIEDGSIRVDGTELNKVNCFKYLGSKVTSTGHIDQEGRARVNAA, encoded by the exons atgaagtcgaacaaggcaaccggtcccgatgacatacctgctgatatctggaagctgctaggagatcgagggtccatgtggctcgcaactctatttaacaagatcgttgcagaaggacggactccagacgtttggcaaacttccgtgaccgtgcctgtctggaaagggaaaggagacattgctgactgcacctcgtacaggcctatacgactgctgtgccatacgatgaaggtttttgagcgtgtcctggaagctcgtctgaggaaaattgttagcgtttcactcaaccagtgcggttttgtgaaggactgcagcactatagatgctatccatgctgtccgaatcctcctggagaaacatcgagagaagaaccgcagtgtgcatcttgcttttctcgatctcgagaaagctttcgaccgtgtcccacatgagctgttatggatgtccatgaggtcgcatagagtaccagaagaatatgtgcgttGGGcaaagctgctttatgcgaagcctaccagcgttgtccgatgtgctgctggaacaagcaggccactCCCTGTAGAA GAAATCGAGAAGCAGCacccgtggactctactctttgccgatgatgtcatgctcgcgtcggagtctcgaggtaatcttcagaaacaagtacagtcttggaaggatcggtTGCagaaatatggattgcgcctcaacacatcaaaaactgagtacatggagtgcggaccaaggatagaggatggttcaattcgtgtcgatggcaccgaattaaacaaggtgaactgtttcaagtaccttggatccaaagtgacttccacaggccacattgatcaagaaggtcgagcacgtgttaatgcggcatag
- a CDS encoding hypothetical protein (NECATOR_CHRIII.G12135.T1): MESFCLNQIQCPAANPTSRLKAAQRWPWPSGSYGGETSSRQVQPCHKGVRLVARLGPRLQASLLVRQADRGQHPRRVILLMSTMCSSEARAYPRSDAHCPRPGNVANMRGLPARGRSRPKKLVRHRQQHPVRLATLNVGTLTGRSRELADSLRKRRVDICCVQETRWKGSKARELGDGYKLIYHGTSNRNGVGIILNESFRNSVTAVDRLSDRLMAVKVDTGEVELRVVSAYAPQMGCSEEEKACFWEDLEQSVQSLEGEEVLLIGGDFNGHRCRFSERRVRELSWWIRFWSSQRRRVANPGVCCCK; the protein is encoded by the coding sequence atGGAGAGTTTCTGTTTAAATCAAATACAGTGtcctgctgcaaatcctacctcacgcctcaaagcggcgcagcggtggccctggccgtcgggcagctatggtggcgagacttcgtctcggcaggttcaaccatgccacaaaggtgtccgacTAGTAGCCCgccttgggccaaggctacaggctagcttgctagtgcgacaagccgaccgaggacaacacccccgtcgcgtcatactgctaatgtctactatgtgttcttcagaagctagggcgtaccccagaagcgacgcgcattgtcctcgcccgggcaatgtggcaaatatgcgagggctaccggctagaggacgaagccggccaaagaagttagtccgccatcgccagcaacatccagtgcgcttggcaacacttaacgttgggacgcttactggaagaagtcgtgaactggcagacagtctcagaaaacgccgtgttgacatatgttgtgtacaggaaactcgctggaaaggctccaaggcaagggaattaggcgatggctacaagctgatctaccacggcacatcaaatcgcaacggcgttggtatcatattgaacgagtcgtttagaaatagcgtcacagcggtggatcgactatcggatcgcttgatggctgtaaaagtagatacaggagaagtggaattgcgagtcgtatctgcttatgcgccacagatgggctgtagtgaagaagagaaggcgtgcttttgggaagatctggagcagtccgtccaatccctggaaggagaagaagtacttctaatcggaggagacttcaacggacatcgatgtcggttctcggaaagacgggttcgagagttgtcatggtggatacggttTTGGAGCTCacaacgacgacgggttgcgaatcctggagtatgctgttgcaagtga
- a CDS encoding hypothetical protein (NECATOR_CHRIII.G12133.T2): MKSNKATGPDDIPADIWKLLGDRGSMWLATLFNKIVAEGRTPDVWQTSVTVPVWKGKGDIADCTSYRPIRLLCHTMKVFERVLEARLRKIVSVSLNQCGFVKDCSTIDAIHAVRILLEKHREKNRSVHLAFLDLEKAFDRVPHELLWMSMRSHRVPEEYVRWAKLLYAKPTSVVRCAAGTSRPLPVEVGEIEKQHPWTLLFADDVMLASESRGNLQKQVQSWKDRLQKYGLRLNTSKTEYMECGPRIEDGSIRVDGTELNKVNCFKYLGSKVTSTGHIDQEGRARVNAA; the protein is encoded by the exons atgaagtcgaacaaggcaaccggtcccgatgacatacctgctgatatctggaagctgctaggagatcgagggtccatgtggctcgcaactctatttaacaagatcgttgcagaaggacggactccagacgtttggcaaacttccgtgaccgtgcctgtctggaaagggaaaggagacattgctgactgcacctcgtacaggcctatacgactgctgtgccatacgatgaaggtttttgagcgtgtcctggaagctcgtctgaggaaaattgttagcgtttcactcaaccagtgcggttttgtgaaggactgcagcactatagatgctatccatgctgtccgaatcctcctggagaaacatcgagagaagaaccgcagtgtgcatcttgcttttctcgatctcgagaaagctttcgaccgtgtcccacatgagctgttatggatgtccatgaggtcgcatagagtaccagaagaatatgtgcgttGGGcaaagctgctttatgcgaagcctaccagcgttgtccgatgtgctgctggaacaagcaggccactCCCTGTAGAAGTAGGG GAAATCGAGAAGCAGCacccgtggactctactctttgccgatgatgtcatgctcgcgtcggagtctcgaggtaatcttcagaaacaagtacagtcttggaaggatcggtTGCagaaatatggattgcgcctcaacacatcaaaaactgagtacatggagtgcggaccaaggatagaggatggttcaattcgtgtcgatggcaccgaattaaacaaggtgaactgtttcaagtaccttggatccaaagtgacttccacaggccacattgatcaagaaggtcgagcacgtgttaatgcggcatag
- a CDS encoding hypothetical protein (NECATOR_CHRIII.G12123.T1), with product MTQKPPRDGVEQTLPQPQKLHAITTKLNRQKPEKKIARANPVQTHATDFTDIISETCPSTTVLHNAERDKGNHHVLLLIGVAKVWDEPNKLWKEVEIFFDTGADQSFTSQRLADDLGLECAKQQEFLMYSFDTEKPTPAHCGTAQLELWNNDGRRHAVQLCTTPVLTGKGHTVHLGTEDREFVRQHNNTRTPRRSY from the coding sequence ATGACTCAGAAACCACCACGAGACGGGGTAGAACAGACACTACCACAACCTCAGAAGCTACACGCAATCACTACTAAACTAAACAGACAgaaaccagaaaagaaaatagctcGAGCCAATCCCGTACAGACGCATGCTACGGATTTCACAGACATCATCTCCGAGACATGTCCTAGCACAACAGTACTTCATAACGCAGAACGTGATAAGGGCAATCATCACGTCCTGCTATTAATCGGTGTAGCAAAAGTTTGGGATGAACCAAACAAACTATGGAAAGAGGTAGAGATCTTCTTTGACACCGGAGCCGACCAGTCGTTCACTAGCCAACGTCTTGCGGACGACTTGGGACTGGAGTGTGCAAAACAACAAGAATTTCTAATGTACTCCTTCGACACAGAAAAACCCACACCAGCACACTGTGGAACAGCCCAGCTAGAGCTTTGGAACAATGACGGGAGAAGGCACGCAGTGcaactctgcacaactccggTACTTACAGGGAAAGGACACACTGTTCACCTTGGCACAGAGGACCGTGAGTTCGTAAGACAACACAACAACACGAGAACACCCCGCAGATCTTACTAG
- a CDS encoding hypothetical protein (NECATOR_CHRIII.G12124.T1) yields the protein MNTVANDFEEELKRWDKYWTMDSAGICKFTGTKNAEKEAVNQKIKKGNIFHYIPHLPVLTPHKETTKLRIVFDASSHYRECPSLNDILYQGPLILPELDLESLVTENNMITFRFTRVTFGLNVSPFPLAGTVQYHLQNAVEDKKLAQEIRDNLYVDNLILGAHDNEELRQKAIATRQIFKDMNMNLREFLANTDSPQKLLPQQAIAK from the exons ATGAACACAGTCGCCAACGACTTTGAAGAGGAACTAAAGCGTTGGGACAAATACTGGACAATGGACTCAGCCGGAATATGCAAGTTCACAGGGACAAAAAACGCGGAGAAAGAGGCGGTAAACCAGAAG attaaaaaaggaaatattttccattACATCCCACATCTACCGGTTTTAACTCCGCATAAGGAGACGACAAAACTCAGAATCGTCTTCGACGCATCGTCACACTATAGAGAATGTCCTTCCCTCAACGACATTCTTTATCAAGGACCACTTATTCTTCCAGAACT AGACCTCGAGTCGCTGGTCACAGAAAACAATATGATCACATTCCGCTTCACCAGAGTGACATTCGGACTTAACGTATCACCGTTTCCCCTCGCAGGCACAGTACAGTACCACCTTCAGAACGCAGTAGAAGACAAGAAACTAGCACAAGAAATTCGAGACAATTTATACGTCGACAACTTGATACTCGGCGCACATGATAACGAAGAATTAAGACAAAAAGCCATAGCGACACGACAGATCTTCAAGGACATGAACATGAATCTGCGCGAGTTCCTGGCCAACACGGATTCACCACAGAAACTCCTTCCACAGCAGGCGATTGCCAAATAA
- a CDS encoding hypothetical protein (NECATOR_CHRIII.G12130.T1): MKNVYCEGGRVQLEGSQIVETSSYVYLRRSMNMENDLKEELNRRMRAAWAAFAPVREATDQLTDQDLRAHLFE; this comes from the coding sequence atgaagaacgtctaCTGCGAGGGCGGAAGAGTACAACTTGAGGGCtctcaaatcgtggaaacttcgtcatacgtatatctccgacgttctatgaacatggaaaacgacttgaaagaagaactgaatagaagaatgagagcagcatgggcagcattcgcacccgtcagggaagctacagaccaactgacggaccaagatctccgTGCTCATCTGTTTGAGTAG
- a CDS encoding hypothetical protein (NECATOR_CHRIII.G12132.T1) has protein sequence MEMRMLRWTIGVTLKEKVSNDTMRSIFGVVPITEKMKEARLRWFGHVLRREEDSVAKTALKLDVSGVRPRGRPKIRWLDRVKLDITDSRLCTADAMDRTKWKTRSRKADPATTRDKR, from the coding sequence atggagatgcggatgttaaggtggacaataggtgtaacgctaaaagagaaagtatccaacgacactatgcgctccatcttcggcgtcgtcccgataactgagaagatgaaggaggcccgactgagatggtttggtcacgtcttgcggcgagaggaagattctgttgccaaaaccgctctgaagctcgacgtttcaggagtgaggccgcgcgggaggccaaagattcgctggttagaccgtgtgaagctggatataaCAGATTCGCGTTtatgtacggctgatgcaatggatagaaccaaatggaagacaagaagcagaaaggcggaccctgcaacaacgcgggacaaacgctag
- a CDS encoding hypothetical protein (NECATOR_CHRIII.G12129.T1) — MYLIDRCGNWSKRRGCRGSLSVSRKEPPVDMVLAPFGRLSVDLKNADDVVIFALNCANLQKNLRRNQLLPTVRNPILINARKRRESGWSDNLSWMSSVIWAMC, encoded by the coding sequence ATGTACCTCATCGACCGATGTGGAAACTGGAGTAAGAGAAGAGGATGTCGCGGAAGTCTTTCTGTATCGCGCAAAGAACCTCCCGTTGATATGGTTCTTGCACCATTTGGACGTCTCTCAGTTGATCTCAAGAACGCCGACGACGTAGTGATATTCGCCCTAAACTGCGCGAACTTGCAGAAGAATTTGCGTCGGAATCAGCTGTTGCCTACGGTTCGCAACCCTatcctgataaatgcaaggaAACGACGGGAATCAGGATGGTCGGACAATCTatcgtggatgagttctgttatttgggcgATGTGCTGA